TAATTCTCATTCTAAATTACAGTTGTACTCCACTACTATTAAATTATAATGAGTTTTACATGAGCGCTAGCTGAAAATCCTGCCCGAACGGCCTGAATGCGACCAAAAAGCCTATTATATCGCGAGATTTTACCAATATCCTGCAGTAATGATATAATTATACCCCAACAAGGGCAATCGGGCACCAGTCTTCTCCTTTATACGACAAAAATAACCCTAGCGAAACCCACTCATGTAAAACAGTAAAAATAAAAATCTAAGCAGAAAGAGGAAGTACACTATGATCTCATACGGATGTTTGGCGATTATGTTTCTTTTTGTCGCCATTAAATCACTAATTTACTATATACATAAAAAACGCGCCCCGTCGATTGCACAAATCGACACCGAGCTTCTTGCGCTGCTGAATCGGAGAAGTGAGCACAATGAATAGTTCCAAGCAGGCTGTGCAATTTCGCCCCTTTACCCGCACAGAGCATGCCTTCCAAAAGCTGAGAGTCTGCAAGCGTTGCGGACAATTCACCGCCCTTTGGGAAGAGAAATGTACAGCATGTGGTCGGGATACGCTGGTTCCTGTAGAGCAATATGCTAAACTCAGAGCCAAACGTTATTTTCATAAAGACCTTGCTGTCGGCATTGCGTTGCTGGCTGCTTCTATCTTTTTCGCTCACTCGTCACAGCAAATGCTACTGTGCGGTATCGTCGGTGCGTTTCTCCTCCTGCCCTTGGTCCTTCTACAGCACCGCATTGTTCTTTATGAACAGCGTAGGCAGCTTATACGCCTATTCAGAGGCCGTATAGGACAGATCCAGGAAGGATTGGGCGTGAATCATAAGAACGCAGTAGCCCTGCGGCAGCTTAGTGAGCGTGTCTGCTATGAAATGCTACGCGAGATTGCCGTACTCATTCACAATGATCGGATAAGGCTCCAGCAGGTCGCTCTGCTGCAATCTTTTGTTCTCCGCAAAGATATGGAATTAACGCTCGATCCTCTTCTGATCAAAAGCTTTGAACCCCTTATGGTCAGATACATTGGAGAGGTTGCCAGACTCAATCGTGAGCTGATTAAGGACCGTACATTCCGATATGTGGTTTTTTATGAGCGCCGTATTTTGGAAATGGCCGGGGGCGAAGATATTCTCGTTCGCGTAGCCAGCGCAGCAGTCCGTAAAAAACGCTACGTAGTCACCCATGCCGCTTTCATCTCCAGATATGTTCGGAAGCTACCAAAGGAACGAATCCAACGTTTATATCATATCATTCAGGAGAATCCGTTAGAACCCTTTGGAGATTTGGCCGATGAAGTGAAGATCATGTACCTGATGGAGCAGTATAAAAGCTGAGCTGCCATAATGCCCTTTTATATATGACGTCATTACCATGACAAACCACTGCAATAAAGCAGCAAAAAACCGTCAGGATCGCCAATGTGCCTCCAGACGGTTTTTTTATATGGATTATGATAACACACTTGAATCTTTCATTGGCCTTGTAGCTTATGCTGCGCATGCCTAATGGAAGTAAAGTTAAATGCTCGTACTCCCTTGCTATCATACACAATAATCTCTTTATTCAAATACGGGTGTAGACCATTAAAATATCCGGGCATAATCAGTCTGCGCATAAAAAGGTTCTTACCCAGCAGACGGGGTGAATTGGTCGCTACAACAAGCATCTGCTGGGTTGCTGACCATGGGCTAGGCTGAATATATGACAAACAGTACTCGCCTGTCGTAAAATCGTCACCCCATGTATACCCGTCCTCGGTACATGCAATTTGAAGATGCGCTTGATACTTCTGAAGCAACTCATGTCTGGACAAATCCGAAGTGATACAAATCACGTTGCTTTCAGCTAGCTTTTTCTCTGAAATATCATTAGAAGACACCACCGGATAATGAACACCGATATACGGATTCCAAGTCGCTGTTCGTGGGCTAGCCAAGGCGTTCGCCGTCCGTCTCACCGCCTGCTCCTCCTCCGGTGTAGCATAGCTGGATGGAAGGACAATGTGAAGTCGATCCATATAAACGTCAAGTACACCCATACCGTGACTAGCACCATTTCTTCCCACGCTTTGCAAACCCGCAATACTCTTAGCTGCATCCGCATTTTTGGTGGAGTCTTCACTGCTCTCTCCCTCCCGTTCAGCAATCAAACGGTATTCGGGTGAGGGGCGTTTGTGCGAGTGTGTTTTAACAAAGCGAAAGCGGCTGTATTCTCGTAAATCCAACATGAAAATGCGGGCTCCAATACGAACCTGAGCGAGTTCCAAGGACATGTCCTCTTGCGAGAGATGAATCACAAATTCTTCTGCGTGAACAGCCTCAATATCCAATTCACCAGTGGAGCTCATTTCGCCATACAACTCCGCATATTCCTCGTTTTCATCCATGCGCGTCAGTTCCAGCCAGTAAGCCCGATTATGTCTGCCCCGTTCCGTCCGATAGGCAATACGCTGAGGCACGACATCTCTTTTCCATTGCATAAGCCAACCCAGTATGCCGTCCAAAAGTCTTAACTCATGCGTATCCCAATGATTAGACTGCCGCTCTATCACACCTTTAAAATGGTTCGATGAAAGCTCTGTTACAGGAGCTGTGTATGCTTGGGCAAATAAATAATCCTGGTCACCACATACATCTAATATTGGCATATTGATCAAATTTTTCAGATGCTTGGGATGTGGCGTCCCTGAGATTACTGCAATAGCTGCAAACCGAGAAGGATAAGCCTGTGCCATCGCCCAGGCAGCATATGCGCCATTCGAGTAACCCGTCAGATAGATACGTTCTTCGTCCACTCGGTACGCTTGCAGTATGACATCTAGTCCCTCCAAAAAAGCTGCTTCTCCAATATAACTGCCCAGCGTAACGCCACGACACGAAAAAGTAACAAATATAGCTTCGTCTTCCCAGCCCTGCCCAAAACCTCTATTCTGAAAATCTGGTAGCCCCAGCTCATATCGCTTGCCAGGCATTAGAACGATCAGAGGATACCGTCGCTCAGCCGTGTAGTTGCTGGGAAGCTGGATTGTATACCGTTGTAAACTATTGTCCAAACGGGAGACAAAAAAACCTTCGCCAATGCCGTCAGCCGTCAAAAAAATATGTTCTTTCTGGAGCAGCGATGGGTGCTGTGACTGTTCGGTATGTCCATGCATAAAAATTTGTTTTAATAGCTTGATATATTCACGCACCACCCGTGAATCCCAGATTTCAAAAGGATCTTCCGGCAAATCCGTTAATCGTTTTAATTCCTCAAGCAGGCCCTCTATTTGTATTTTCTGCGCAGAATGAAGAACATCTTTGGCGCAGGCTTGAATGAAATGATCATACTCTTCCTGTAAGCACTCCACGACGACTGACAAAGGCCGCACAAGTACCGAATACACAAAATGATGCTCTACGGCCTCATGATCCCGATATGTAACGGTGAAGTGCAGCATTCCCGTCTTCCTGGCCTTCTCCTCATCCCAGGCGTAGCTTTGCTCCTGCTCCCAATGGGCTGTAAACCGATCCAGCTTCATACCCTCATCATTCGTTACCTCGACCCATAACGTTTGATCTGAGGGAAGAAGTACCCGATCCTTACGCAACAAGTAAAATAGGATCGGGCTGTTTTCTCCTTCCCTGCCAGCACTTTGCTCAACTTCTAACCAAGCCATATGATTACGTATATTACGCTCTACGAATTCACGATGCAGTTCTATCACATCTGGTTCATCGCATACCTGATTTCCACTGATACGAATAGAACGAGCCTCATCAGGAATAAACGCAGCAATGATAACGACCGTGTGGTCACCTTCCTCCAGATATAAGCGAAAGGGACCAGATTCTGCATATACCAATGTTCCATCTATCCAAATTTGTCCAGTTCCTTCAAACGGTCTGAAAATCACTTCCTGTGCTGTCATACAACGTAGATTTGAAACCAGCAAAAGTCTTTCTTGTTCAGCCAAAGGCGGAAAAACACCTAGATTCAGTTCAGAGGTCCGGGGATCAAGCTCGGTCAATAATCGGCATGCTGCCCTTCCCCCTGCTGAAAGCTCAATTCCATCTTCACTACAAGCCTTTTCCAAATTCCATTCCTCATGCGTAAAATGACTAGACCATTCCCTGCCCACACCACAATTTTCCGGAAGCTCGACTGGACCGACTGCATAAGCAGACGCCAGACGTACCGGATGATCCAACAGCACAGTAGTTGCCTTTTCCAGATGTGTGAACCTCATAACATTCCCCCTCCAGGTTTTTGTTTCCTCAGAGACGTAGCCGCGTTATATTCGGTTTAACCTTCAAATGAACTATATAAAACTATTCGTTGTCACCTCTATGTACTCCTTTGTGCTTTCCAAAAAGAAGCTATTCTCACAACAAAAAAAGAGGCAGCTTCTGCCACCTCTCTGGATCATTATGCTTATTTTCTTACAATGCAGATTGCAAGTCTTCGATCAAATCCTCCAGATCTTCAATCCCAACCGAAATCCGTACCAAGCCCTCGGTAATACCTAGCTCTGCGCGACGTTCTGCGGGAATGGAGGCATGCGTCATACGTGCCGGAACGCTAATCAGACTTTCAACCGCTCCCAGGCTCTCAGCCAGTGTAAAATACTGCACTTTTTTCAGGAGGGCAACCGCGGTGGCATCGCTACCTACATCAAACGAAATGATGCCGCCAAAGCCTTCAGCTTGAGTTTTGGACAGCTCGTGCTGTGCATGGCTTTCCAACCCAGGGTAGTACACCTTACTAACCTTCGGATGCTTTTCCAAAAAGGCTGCAATTTCCTTTGCATTTTTCTCGATTGCTTCCATTCGCAGACCCAAGGTTTTGATACCGCGGATCAATAACCAGGAATCCTGCGGGCCGAGAATACCGCCAATGGCGTTTTGCAGAAAATGAAGCTGCTCGCCCAGCTCTTCACTGTTGACTACAGCCAAACCGGCTACAACATCGCTGTGTCCACCCAAATATTTGGTTGCCGAGTGAACGACGATATCAGCCCCGAGTGTAATTGGCGTCTGCCAGTAAGGGGTAGCAAATGTATTGTCCACAATCAATAAAAGCTCATGCTTTTTCACCAGCTCTGAAACTGCGCGAATATCAGTAACTTTCAACAGCGGGTTGGTTGGTGTTTCGACATACAATGCCTTCGTATTGGGACGGATTGCTTGGGAAATAGCCTCCAGATCAGTTGTATCCACAAATGTGGACTCAATCCCGATCCGACTAAGCACCTTGCTTACAATACGATAAGTGCCCCCGTATACATCATCGGTCAACAAAATATGATCCCCTGCTTTAAACAAGGAAAATACTGCATGAATCGCTGCCATACCGGAACCGAAAGCAAAACCACGTTTGCCTTCCTCCAGTTCCTTGATCAGCTCTTCCAGTGCAAACCGGGTCGGGTTGCCTGTACGCGAATATTCGTATCCTTTATGAACGCCGATTTCCTCTTGCTCATAAGTACTTACCTGATAAATAGGAACGTTAACCGCACCAGTATGAGGATCGGTAGGGAGTCCACCGTGAATCAGTTTTGTTTTGCGTCTCATTTTAAATCCCGCCTTCATATATTTTTTTGCTCAGATAACGTTCACTGCTATCTGGGAAAATGGTGACAATATGTGCACCATCCGGTGCGCTCTCTGCTTCCAGTAAAGCAGCGTGCAGGGCTGAACCGGAGGAACTGCCGACGAGAATACCCTCACGTTCCGCCAGTTCCTTGACGCGGTTGAATGCGTCCACATCGCTAATGGTATGAATGGCATTAAAAAAGCCTTTGTCCACAAACTCAGGGATTAATTCCATGCCGATCCCTTCTGTTTTATGAGGGCCTGACTCGCCACCATTCAGAATGGACCCTTCAGGCTCTACGATGACCGTTTTAATGGCTGCATTCTGCTCCTTAAGATAACGCGAGGTTCCCATAAATGTGCCCCCCGAGCCTGCTCCTGCCACAAATACGTCCACTTTACCGTCCAGATCGTTCCAAATTTCAGGTCCCATTGTCGTATAATAAGCCTCTGGATTATCAGGATTGCTAAATTGCTGTGGCAAGTATGCGTCTTTGATTTCAGCAGCCAATTGCTTTGTTTTTTCAATGGCTCCCTTCATCCCCTCACTTGTCGGGGTATGAACGATGCGTGCTCCCAATGCCTTCATCAGGTCCTGCTTCTCCTGGCTGAACTTCTCTGGCACAGCAAAAATAACCGAGATATCATAATGAAGCGCGGCCATCGCAAGACCAATACCTGCATTGCCTGCTGTTGCTTCTATTAAAGTCCCGCCCGGCTTCAACTGGCCTGTCTTTAATGCTTTTTCAATTAGAGCCTTTCCCACCCGGTCCTTCACGCTGCCGCCGGGATTCATAAACTCCAGCTTGGCGAACAGGCGAATTCCTCTGGGTAGAGAATAGCTATTCAGCTCCACTAATGGCGTGCGCCCGATGAGTTCAAGGGTATTGCGATATACATTCATAATTTCAAGCTCCTTTTAATGGCGAATCCAAAATAAACCAACGGTCAAAAATTAGCGCCCATTGTCGGAGAAATTCGCTGTCTTCTCCAAAAACATAGTAATGCGGTAAGTATTGATGCAATAAGATTTTATGTGTATTTGAAGCTTTTGTCAAATGGACCAGTCACAACACCCACACCCTTGATATCCTGCCTCGATATGATGGAGAATAATCTCTCAAAATTCCCTTTTCTAACATAGGAGGATGCTATCTATGGGTAAGCAATGCTTAAAGATAGCTGCCGTATATTTTGCCCTCGGTGCGCTGCTCAGTGCAATCATTGGCGTGTCGGGTGATTATAGCCTGTCCCCTATTCAGTCTCATATCCATTTACTGGGTTGGACGACTCTTGGGATCATAGGTCTAATCTATGTGGCCTTTCCTGCACTTTCAGTTACGATTTTGGCACGTATCCATTTTTGGATACATAACATCAGTCTGCCAGTGTTGATATTGGCGATTATAGGTAAAAATTACGCGATTGTAGAGGCTGGAGTGTGGATCGTCATAGGATGGGTGTTACTGGCGGCGGGTATTATGCTGTTTATGGTGAATATGTGGGACAGACTGCGTTAGAGCACATAGGTTCACTTCACTGGTCATAGAAAAAAGGAGCCTGGTCATTGCCAAGGCTCCTTGATGTCCTCATTATAGGTTGCAATATATAGCTGTGCTAGCTATGTGCCCTTACTGTTAATTTACTGCTCCATCCTGTACATGTTCTTTACAGAAGTTTTCAACTGCTTGCAGCTCATCCTCTTCAAGTTCAAGCTCGATGTAACGATCCGTTGCTTTTTCAAATAATTCATACTTCAGCAGTCCTGTCTTTCCTTCGTCTACTAAATAAAGAGCACGGATATATATTCCGTTTTCAGTGTATAGCTCGTCGTCTTCCTCTACCTCTATCTCAATGATAAATTCATAACGCTGTCCACTCAAAATACCAAAAGCATCTTTAATTTGATCTACTGTATATGCTGTAAAATTCAACATGTTTTTATTCCCTCCGGTTTTCCTTCAATTACGGTGCATTCTACGCCCGCAGGCAGTAGTTGTTCAACTTGTGTGCGTACTTCTGGACGATTCAAATCGTGACCCATGATCGAGATCCAGCCCTGATCATTACGCGAGCGGATTAAACGCCCTATGCCCTGTCGGAGCCTAAGTGCCATGTGAGGCATATCTATCTCATTGAACGGATCTGCTGCATCCTT
This window of the Paenibacillus polymyxa genome carries:
- a CDS encoding PHB depolymerase family esterase, with the protein product MRFTHLEKATTVLLDHPVRLASAYAVGPVELPENCGVGREWSSHFTHEEWNLEKACSEDGIELSAGGRAACRLLTELDPRTSELNLGVFPPLAEQERLLLVSNLRCMTAQEVIFRPFEGTGQIWIDGTLVYAESGPFRLYLEEGDHTVVIIAAFIPDEARSIRISGNQVCDEPDVIELHREFVERNIRNHMAWLEVEQSAGREGENSPILFYLLRKDRVLLPSDQTLWVEVTNDEGMKLDRFTAHWEQEQSYAWDEEKARKTGMLHFTVTYRDHEAVEHHFVYSVLVRPLSVVVECLQEEYDHFIQACAKDVLHSAQKIQIEGLLEELKRLTDLPEDPFEIWDSRVVREYIKLLKQIFMHGHTEQSQHPSLLQKEHIFLTADGIGEGFFVSRLDNSLQRYTIQLPSNYTAERRYPLIVLMPGKRYELGLPDFQNRGFGQGWEDEAIFVTFSCRGVTLGSYIGEAAFLEGLDVILQAYRVDEERIYLTGYSNGAYAAWAMAQAYPSRFAAIAVISGTPHPKHLKNLINMPILDVCGDQDYLFAQAYTAPVTELSSNHFKGVIERQSNHWDTHELRLLDGILGWLMQWKRDVVPQRIAYRTERGRHNRAYWLELTRMDENEEYAELYGEMSSTGELDIEAVHAEEFVIHLSQEDMSLELAQVRIGARIFMLDLREYSRFRFVKTHSHKRPSPEYRLIAEREGESSEDSTKNADAAKSIAGLQSVGRNGASHGMGVLDVYMDRLHIVLPSSYATPEEEQAVRRTANALASPRTATWNPYIGVHYPVVSSNDISEKKLAESNVICITSDLSRHELLQKYQAHLQIACTEDGYTWGDDFTTGEYCLSYIQPSPWSATQQMLVVATNSPRLLGKNLFMRRLIMPGYFNGLHPYLNKEIIVYDSKGVRAFNFTSIRHAQHKLQGQ
- a CDS encoding bifunctional cystathionine gamma-lyase/homocysteine desulfhydrase, encoding MRRKTKLIHGGLPTDPHTGAVNVPIYQVSTYEQEEIGVHKGYEYSRTGNPTRFALEELIKELEEGKRGFAFGSGMAAIHAVFSLFKAGDHILLTDDVYGGTYRIVSKVLSRIGIESTFVDTTDLEAISQAIRPNTKALYVETPTNPLLKVTDIRAVSELVKKHELLLIVDNTFATPYWQTPITLGADIVVHSATKYLGGHSDVVAGLAVVNSEELGEQLHFLQNAIGGILGPQDSWLLIRGIKTLGLRMEAIEKNAKEIAAFLEKHPKVSKVYYPGLESHAQHELSKTQAEGFGGIISFDVGSDATAVALLKKVQYFTLAESLGAVESLISVPARMTHASIPAERRAELGITEGLVRISVGIEDLEDLIEDLQSAL
- a CDS encoding PLP-dependent cysteine synthase family protein — encoded protein: MNVYRNTLELIGRTPLVELNSYSLPRGIRLFAKLEFMNPGGSVKDRVGKALIEKALKTGQLKPGGTLIEATAGNAGIGLAMAALHYDISVIFAVPEKFSQEKQDLMKALGARIVHTPTSEGMKGAIEKTKQLAAEIKDAYLPQQFSNPDNPEAYYTTMGPEIWNDLDGKVDVFVAGAGSGGTFMGTSRYLKEQNAAIKTVIVEPEGSILNGGESGPHKTEGIGMELIPEFVDKGFFNAIHTISDVDAFNRVKELAEREGILVGSSSGSALHAALLEAESAPDGAHIVTIFPDSSERYLSKKIYEGGI
- a CDS encoding DUF6509 family protein, whose product is MLNFTAYTVDQIKDAFGILSGQRYEFIIEIEVEEDDELYTENGIYIRALYLVDEGKTGLLKYELFEKATDRYIELELEEDELQAVENFCKEHVQDGAVN